A stretch of the Marmota flaviventris isolate mMarFla1 chromosome 12, mMarFla1.hap1, whole genome shotgun sequence genome encodes the following:
- the Lrrn2 gene encoding leucine-rich repeat neuronal protein 2, protein MRLLVAPILLACVAGATAAVPVVPWHVPCPPQCACQIRPWYTPRSSYREATTVDCNDLFLTAVPPALPAGTQTLLLQSNSIGRVDQSELAYLANLTELDLSQNSFSDARDCDFRALPQLLSLHLEENQLARLEDHSFAGLAGLQELYLNHNQLYRIAPRAFAGLSNLLRLHLNSNLLRAIDSRWFEMLPNLEILMIGGNKVDAILDMNFRPLANLRSLVLAGMSLREISDYALEGLQSLESLSFYDNQLARVPRRALEQVPGLKFLDLNKNPLQRVGPGDFANMLHLKELGLNNMEELVSIDKFALVNLPELTKLDITNNPRLSFIHPRAFHHLPQMETLMLNNNALSALHHQTVESLPNLQEVGLHGNPIRCDCVIRWANATGTRVRFIEPQSTLCAEPPDLQRRPVREVPFREMTDHCLPLISPRSFPPSLQVASGGTMVLHCRALAEPEPEIYWVTPTGVRLTPAHAGRRYRVYPEGTLELRRVTVEEAGLYTCVAQNLVGADTKTVSVVVGHAPPQPDRNEGRGLELRVQETHPYHILLSWVPPPNTVSTNLTWSIASSLRGQGATSLARLPRGTHSYNITRLLQATEYWACLQVAFADAHTQLACVWARTKEATPCHRALGDRPGLIAILALAVLLLAAGLMAHLGTGQPRQGVGGRPLFPAWAFWGWSAPSIRVVSAPLVLPWNPGRKLSRSSEGETLLPPLSQNS, encoded by the coding sequence ATGAGGCTCCTCGTAGCCCCCATCCTGCTAGCTTGTGTGGCTGGTGCCACTGCTGCTGTGCCTGTGGTGCCCTGGCATGTGCCCTGCCCCCCTCAGTGTGCCTGCCAGATCCGGCCCTGGTATACGCCTCGCTCCTCCTACCGAGAGGCCACCACGGTGGACTGCAATGACCTGTTCCTGACGGCGGTGCCCCCGGCGCTCCCTGCAGGGACCCAGACTCTGCTGCTGCAGAGCAACAGCATCGGCCGCGTGGACCAGAGTGAGCTCGCCTACCTGGCCAACCTCACAGAGCTGGACCTGTCCCAGAACAGCTTCTCGGACGCCCGTGACTGTGACTTCCGGGCCCTGCCCCAGCTGCTGAGCCTGCACCTGGAGGAGAACCAGCTGGCGCGGCTGGAGGACCACAGCTTCGCGGGGCTGGCCGGCCTGCAGGAGCTCTATCTCAACCACAACCAGCTCTACCGCATCGCCCCCAGGGCCTTCGCGGGGCTCAGCAACCTGCTGCGGCTGCACCTGAACTCCAACCTGCTCAGGGCCATCGACAGCCGCTGGTTTGAAATGCTGCCCAACTTGGAGATCCTCATGATTGGTGGCAACAAGGTGGACGCCATCCTGGACATGAACTTCCGGCCGCTGGCCAACCTGCGCAGCCTGGTGCTGGCGGGTATGAGCCTGCGGGAGATCTCCGACTATGCCCTGGAAGGGCTGCAAAGCCTGGAGAGCCTCTCCTTCTATGACAACCAGCTGGCCCGGGTGCCCAGGCGGGCCCTAGAGCAGGTGCCTGGACTCAAGTTCCTCGACCTGAACAAGAACCCGCTGCAGCGGGTGGGCCCCGGAGACTTTGCTAACATGCTACATCTCAAGGAGCTGGGGCTGAACAACATGGAGGAGCTGGTCTCCATTGACAAGTTTGCCCTGGTCAACCTCCCCGAGCTGACCAAGCTGGACATCACCAACAACCCGCGGCTATCCTTCATCCACCCCCGCGCCTTCCACCACCTGCCCCAGATGGAGACCCTTATGCTCAACAACAATGCTCTCAGTGCCTTGCACCATCAGACGGTGGAGTCCCTGCCCAACCTGCAGGAGGTGGGGCTCCACGGCAACCCCATCCGCTGTGACTGTGTCATCCGCTGGGCCAATGCCACGGGCACCCGTGTCCGCTTCATTGAGCCACAGTCCACCCTGTGCGCTGAGCCCCCGGATCTCCAGCGACGCCCAGTCCGTGAGGTGCCCTTCCGGGAAATGACGGACCACTGCCTGCCCCTCATCTCCCCCCGCAGCTTCCCCCCCAGCCTCCAGGTGGCCAGTGGAGGGACCATGGTACTGCACTGCCGGGCACTGGCCGAACCAGAACCTGAGATCTACTGGGTCACTCCAACTGGGGTTCGACTGACACCGGCCCATGCGGGCAGGAGATACCGGGTGTACCCCGAGGGGACCCTGGAGCTGCGGAGAGTGACAGTGGAAGAGGCAGGGCTGTACACCTGTGTGGCCCAGAACCTGGTGGGGGCTGACACTAAGACAGTCAGTGTGGTGGTTGGCCATGCTCCCCCCCAGCCAGACAGGAATGAGGGACGGGGACTGGAGCTGCGGGTGCAGGAGACCCACCCCTATCACATTCTGCTCTCTTGGGTTCCCCCACCCAACACAGTTTCCACCAACCTCACCTGGTCCATCGCTTCCTCTCTCCGGGGCCAGGGGGCCACTTCTCTGGCCCGCCTACCCCGGGGCACCCACAGCTACAACATCACCCGCCTCCTTCAGGCCACAGAGTACTGGGCCTGCCTGCAAGTGGCCTTTGCTGATGCCCACACCCAGTTGGCTTGTGTATGGGCCAGGACTAAAGAGGCCACTCCTTGCCACAGAGCCCTTGGGGACCGGCCTGGGCTCATAGCCATCCTGGCTCTCGCTGTCCTCCTGCTGGCAGCTGGGCTCATGGCCCACCTTGGCACAGGCCAGCCCAGACAGGGGGTGGGTGGGCGGCCTCTCTTTCCAGCCTGGGCTTTCTGGGGCTGGAGTGCCCCGTCCATCCGGGTGGTGTCTGCACCCCTTGTCCTGCCTTGGAATCCAGGGAGGAAGCTGTCCCGATCCTCAGAAGGGGAGACACTGTTGCCACCATTGTCTCAAAATTCCTGA